A genomic region of Friedmanniella luteola contains the following coding sequences:
- the cphA gene encoding cyanophycin synthetase gives MTSEPGTTGPSPRPDLRILSSRVYRGPNVWHYEPAIQLVVDLGVLEDLPTNLLPGFADGLVERLPGLASHSCSRGRRGGFVERLHEGTWVGHVAEHVALQLQQAVGHDMRRGKTRQVRGERGRYNVIYAYADENVGVAAGELAVQLVNDLVQHDPEFDFEAELERFIVRGERTAFGPSTQAIVDEAVSRDIPWLRLNTSSLVQLGQGVHQQRIRATMTSKTSSIAVDIAGNKELTLTLLGSAGLPVPRSESVRTVEEAVRLAERTGYPVVLKPLDGNHGRGVMLDLQDADDVRRAFGTAKEESRGGWVIVESFITGRDYRCLVIGGKIAAIAERVPAHVVGDGSATVAELVERTNADPRRGVGHEKVLTRIKVDQAAVELVAEQGFALDDVPPEGTAVKLTLTGNMSTGGISIDRTFEAHPENIEIAEEAARVVGLDLAGIDFIAPDITQPVRETGGAICEVNAAPGFRMHTHPTVGDPQYVAKPVVDMLFPPGTPSRIPIVAVTGTNGKTTTSRMIAHIFKGIGKKVGMTSTDGVVVDERLIIRADASGPRSAKMVLQNPRVDFAVFEVARGGILREGLGYERNDVGVVLNVQPDHLGLRGIDTVEQLADVKAVVVEAVPRSGFAVLNADDPLVRAMRRRCSGRVVWFTMAEPGSEIRESVDDHCRRGGRAVVLEHSDLGDMIVVKEGRRAMQLAWTHLLPSTFGGRATMNVQNAMAAAAAAFAAGASLHDIRQGLRSFSTNYYLSPGRLNEVPVEGRTVIVDYCHNAPGMTMLGDFVDKTGDQLASTSDLGNVQRIGVISTAGDRRDEDMRELGAIAARHFDVVVVREDAQLRGRVRGEVAGLVAEGVRREMEAGARCRQLETVLDEIEATRHAIARSNPGDLIVICVDQHAVVMAELESYGRQAQPGARSDGEPASGVARVGDPDFSPAAAPTEPEGGPSRP, from the coding sequence GTGACGTCTGAGCCCGGAACCACCGGCCCGTCCCCGCGTCCGGACCTGCGCATCCTGTCCAGCCGCGTCTACCGCGGTCCCAACGTCTGGCACTACGAGCCGGCGATCCAGCTGGTGGTGGACCTCGGCGTGCTGGAGGACCTGCCCACCAACCTGCTGCCCGGGTTCGCCGACGGGCTGGTGGAGCGGCTCCCGGGTCTCGCGTCGCACAGCTGCAGCCGCGGACGGCGCGGCGGGTTCGTCGAGCGGCTGCACGAGGGCACCTGGGTCGGCCACGTCGCCGAGCACGTCGCGCTCCAGCTGCAGCAGGCCGTCGGGCACGACATGCGGCGCGGCAAGACCCGGCAGGTGCGGGGGGAGCGCGGCCGCTACAACGTCATCTACGCCTACGCCGACGAGAACGTCGGCGTGGCGGCGGGTGAGCTCGCGGTCCAGCTGGTCAACGACCTGGTGCAGCACGACCCGGAGTTCGACTTCGAGGCCGAGCTCGAGCGCTTCATCGTCCGCGGCGAGCGCACCGCGTTCGGCCCGTCGACCCAGGCCATCGTCGACGAGGCGGTCAGCCGGGACATCCCGTGGCTGCGGCTGAACACCTCCTCGCTGGTGCAGCTGGGCCAGGGCGTCCACCAGCAGCGGATCCGCGCCACCATGACGTCGAAGACCTCCTCGATCGCGGTCGACATCGCGGGCAACAAGGAGCTGACGCTCACGCTGCTGGGCTCGGCGGGGCTGCCCGTGCCCCGCTCGGAGTCGGTGCGCACCGTCGAGGAGGCCGTCCGGCTGGCCGAGCGGACCGGCTACCCGGTCGTGCTCAAGCCACTCGACGGCAACCACGGCCGTGGCGTGATGCTGGACCTGCAGGACGCCGACGACGTGCGGCGGGCGTTCGGCACGGCCAAGGAGGAGTCGCGCGGCGGCTGGGTGATCGTCGAGAGCTTCATCACCGGACGGGACTACCGGTGCCTGGTGATCGGCGGGAAGATCGCGGCCATCGCCGAGCGGGTGCCAGCCCACGTCGTCGGGGACGGCTCGGCGACGGTCGCCGAGCTGGTCGAGCGGACGAACGCCGACCCGCGGCGCGGCGTCGGCCACGAGAAGGTGCTGACCCGGATCAAGGTCGACCAGGCGGCGGTGGAGCTGGTGGCGGAGCAGGGGTTCGCCCTGGACGACGTCCCGCCGGAGGGCACCGCGGTCAAGCTCACCCTGACCGGCAACATGTCGACGGGCGGCATCTCCATCGACCGGACCTTCGAGGCGCACCCGGAGAACATCGAGATCGCGGAGGAGGCGGCGCGCGTCGTCGGCCTCGACCTCGCCGGCATCGACTTCATCGCGCCCGACATCACCCAGCCGGTGCGCGAGACCGGCGGGGCGATCTGCGAGGTCAACGCGGCGCCGGGGTTCCGGATGCACACCCATCCCACGGTCGGCGACCCCCAGTACGTGGCCAAGCCCGTCGTGGACATGCTCTTCCCGCCGGGCACGCCCAGCCGGATCCCGATCGTCGCCGTCACCGGCACGAACGGCAAGACGACGACCTCGCGGATGATCGCCCACATCTTCAAGGGGATCGGCAAGAAGGTCGGGATGACCTCGACCGACGGGGTCGTGGTGGACGAGCGGCTGATCATCCGCGCCGACGCCTCGGGGCCGCGCTCCGCCAAGATGGTGCTGCAGAACCCGCGCGTCGACTTCGCGGTGTTCGAGGTGGCCCGGGGCGGCATCCTCCGCGAGGGCCTGGGCTACGAGCGCAACGACGTCGGCGTGGTGCTGAACGTGCAGCCCGACCACCTGGGCCTGCGCGGCATCGACACGGTCGAGCAGCTCGCCGACGTCAAGGCCGTCGTCGTCGAGGCCGTCCCCCGCAGCGGCTTCGCCGTGCTGAACGCCGACGACCCGCTGGTCCGGGCCATGCGCCGGCGCTGCTCGGGCCGCGTCGTCTGGTTCACCATGGCCGAACCCGGCAGCGAGATCCGGGAGTCGGTCGACGACCACTGCCGCCGCGGCGGCCGGGCCGTGGTGCTGGAGCACAGCGACCTCGGGGACATGATCGTGGTCAAGGAGGGCCGGCGTGCCATGCAGCTGGCCTGGACCCACCTGCTGCCCTCGACCTTCGGGGGCCGCGCCACGATGAACGTGCAGAACGCCATGGCCGCCGCTGCGGCGGCGTTCGCCGCCGGCGCCTCGCTGCACGACATCCGCCAGGGCCTGCGCTCGTTCTCGACCAACTACTACCTCTCCCCGGGCCGGCTGAACGAGGTGCCGGTCGAGGGCCGCACGGTGATCGTCGACTACTGCCACAACGCCCCCGGCATGACGATGCTCGGGGACTTCGTGGACAAGACCGGCGACCAGCTGGCCAGCACCAGCGACCTGGGCAACGTCCAGCGGATCGGGGTGATCTCCACCGCCGGCGACCGCCGCGACGAGGACATGCGCGAGCTCGGCGCGATCGCCGCCCGGCACTTCGACGTCGTCGTCGTCCGGGAGGACGCGCAGCTGCGCGGCCGGGTCCGCGGCGAGGTGGCCGGGCTGGTGGCCGAGGGCGTCCGGCGGGAGATGGAGGCCGGCGCCCGCTGCCGTCAGCTGGAGACGGTGCTGGACGAGATCGAGGCGACCCGGCACGCCATCGCCCGCTCCAACCCCGGCGACCTCATCGTCATCTGCGTCGACCAGCACGCGGTGGTGATGGCCGAGCTGGAGTCCTACGGCCGCCAGGCCCAGCCCGGCGCCCGCAGCGACGGCGAGCCCGCCTCCGGCGTCGCCCGCGTCGGCGACCCGGACTTCTCCCCCGCCGCCGCCCCCACCGAGCCGGAGGGCGGGCCCAGCCGGCCCTGA
- a CDS encoding ArsR/SmtB family transcription factor: protein MDEGRATDDGDVFRALADPTRRGLLDALFADDGQSGTALCALFPEMTRFGVSKHLGVLEGAGLVTSVRVGRTRRHFLNPVPIARIAHRWIDKYATPYASALVELEQQVTHVADPRPAHPPES from the coding sequence ATGGACGAGGGGCGCGCGACCGACGACGGCGACGTGTTCCGCGCCCTCGCCGACCCGACCCGCCGCGGGCTGCTGGACGCCCTCTTCGCCGACGACGGCCAGTCGGGGACCGCGCTGTGCGCGCTGTTCCCCGAGATGACCCGGTTCGGGGTGAGCAAGCACCTCGGCGTCCTCGAGGGGGCGGGGCTGGTCACCAGCGTGCGGGTCGGGCGGACGCGTCGGCACTTCCTCAACCCGGTCCCGATCGCCCGGATCGCCCACCGCTGGATCGACAAGTACGCCACGCCCTACGCCTCGGCGCTGGTCGAGCTCGAGCAGCAGGTCACCCACGTCGCCGACCCCCGTCCCGCTCACCCGCCGGAGTCCTGA
- a CDS encoding SRPBCC domain-containing protein, with protein sequence MAITAHLHQIYIAADASQVWTALVDSDWTRRWFHGTAFVSPPAAGRGYRTVLPDGSPAVEGMVEELVPPGDGTPGRLVQTWRVLYDAALGAEPPSRVEWTVEAAGPGLTLVRVRHGDLARSPRTWAETRDGWVWVLASLKSVLETGRPLPRAAARPPAPDVPADGDWHRAQAVEANNDAWELLERGALTPDEQEEVLRRAYAAAYHWQRARGAEPANEARACYLVAKALLAAARPTAALASARRALAVCERHGLDDFDLAYAHEACARALVALRRPDEAAAAWAAATAVPVADPEDREIVLADFAGYPD encoded by the coding sequence ATGGCCATCACCGCCCACCTGCACCAGATCTACATCGCCGCCGACGCCTCGCAGGTGTGGACGGCCCTCGTCGACTCCGACTGGACCCGTCGCTGGTTCCACGGCACGGCATTCGTCTCCCCGCCCGCCGCCGGCCGGGGCTACCGGACGGTGCTGCCCGACGGCAGCCCGGCCGTCGAGGGCATGGTCGAGGAGCTGGTGCCGCCGGGCGACGGCACGCCGGGCCGGCTGGTGCAGACCTGGCGCGTCCTCTACGACGCGGCGCTCGGTGCGGAGCCGCCCAGCCGCGTCGAGTGGACCGTCGAGGCGGCCGGCCCCGGGCTGACCCTGGTGCGGGTGCGGCACGGCGACCTGGCCCGCAGCCCCCGCACCTGGGCCGAGACCCGGGACGGCTGGGTGTGGGTGCTCGCCTCGCTCAAGTCGGTGCTCGAGACCGGACGGCCGCTGCCGCGGGCCGCGGCCAGGCCCCCGGCGCCCGACGTCCCCGCTGACGGGGACTGGCACCGGGCTCAGGCGGTGGAGGCGAACAACGACGCCTGGGAGCTCCTCGAGCGGGGTGCGCTCACGCCCGACGAGCAGGAGGAGGTGCTCCGCCGAGCCTACGCCGCCGCCTACCACTGGCAGCGGGCGCGGGGAGCCGAGCCCGCGAACGAGGCCCGGGCCTGCTACCTGGTCGCGAAGGCGCTGCTGGCCGCTGCCCGCCCGACGGCGGCCCTCGCCTCAGCGCGCCGCGCGCTGGCGGTCTGCGAGCGCCACGGGCTCGACGACTTCGACCTGGCCTACGCGCACGAGGCGTGCGCGCGGGCGCTGGTCGCCCTCCGCCGTCCGGACGAGGCGGCAGCCGCCTGGGCGGCGGCCACCGCGGTGCCCGTCGCCGACCCCGAGGACCGCGAGATCGTGCTGGCCGACTTCGCCGGCTACCCCGACTGA
- a CDS encoding cyanophycinase has product MPDPSSPPLGTLFAIGGAEAKLRRREVLRAFVEAAGGAGARIAVVPTASSLGPEVVEVYRAVFATLGAAEVVALRPESRAEAQDPALAARLADMTAVFMTGGNQLKLSAFITGTAFGDAVVATHRRGAVVGGTSAGASILAEHMIAFGGSGSTPRQRMSQLSVGLGLLAGTVIDQHFAQRNRYGRLLSLVAQSPSLLGMGVDEDTAAVVSGGTRLEVVGRGAVTLVDGRHLVSNAWTAQPTAPLLVSGAALHVLPAGSSFDLATRTLIGHHTAVADVEVQETRAAEDDLRRLASEIAAEGISPTSYARHLRRGRRGAQSG; this is encoded by the coding sequence ATGCCGGACCCCTCCTCCCCTCCCCTCGGCACCCTGTTCGCGATCGGCGGTGCCGAGGCCAAGCTGCGGCGCCGGGAGGTGCTGCGCGCCTTCGTCGAGGCCGCCGGCGGCGCCGGGGCCCGGATCGCCGTCGTGCCCACCGCCTCCTCGCTCGGACCCGAGGTGGTGGAGGTCTACCGGGCCGTGTTCGCCACCCTGGGCGCCGCCGAGGTGGTCGCCCTCCGGCCCGAGAGCCGGGCCGAGGCGCAGGACCCGGCGCTGGCGGCCCGGCTCGCCGACATGACGGCGGTCTTCATGACCGGCGGCAACCAGCTCAAGCTCAGCGCGTTCATCACCGGCACGGCGTTCGGCGACGCGGTCGTCGCCACCCACCGGCGGGGCGCCGTGGTCGGCGGCACGTCGGCCGGTGCCAGCATCCTCGCCGAGCACATGATCGCCTTCGGCGGCTCCGGCTCCACCCCGCGGCAGCGGATGAGCCAGCTCTCGGTCGGCCTCGGGCTCCTCGCCGGCACGGTCATCGACCAGCACTTCGCGCAGCGCAACCGCTACGGGCGCCTGCTGAGCCTGGTCGCGCAGTCGCCGTCGCTGCTGGGCATGGGCGTCGACGAGGACACCGCCGCGGTGGTCAGCGGCGGCACCCGGCTGGAGGTGGTGGGCCGGGGGGCGGTCACCCTGGTCGACGGCCGGCACCTGGTCTCCAACGCCTGGACCGCCCAGCCGACCGCCCCGCTGCTGGTGTCCGGTGCCGCGCTGCACGTGCTCCCGGCGGGCAGCAGCTTCGACCTCGCCACCCGCACCCTGATCGGCCACCACACGGCCGTGGCCGACGTCGAGGTGCAGGAGACCCGCGCCGCCGAGGACGACCTGCGCCGGCTGGCCTCGGAGATCGCGGCCGAGGGCATCTCCCCGACGAGCTACGCGCGCCACCTGCGCCGGGGGCGACGCGGCGCTCAGTCGGGGTAG